Proteins encoded by one window of Bryobacteraceae bacterium:
- a CDS encoding TonB-dependent receptor, whose amino-acid sequence MSSALASAQVNGRITGTVVDPTGAAIGGAKVEVLVPGGAQAILESQTNAEGLFSFPAVRPASYDILISMPGFAKHSSRRVKVDPLQETSLGMVRLEVAATEEVVEVTAEAQAVQLTNAELTTTITRDQIQNLPAFGRQVSTLFTTQAGVSSGRGPTVINGLRTSAANVTLDGINIQDNFIRTNSLDFMPVRPTIEQISEMTVAVANAGTTIGGGAAQISLSTRSGSNDFHGSLYWYNRNSKFSANEWFNNRGGVEIPFLNLNQPGGSLGGRIIRDKLFFFGNYEEYRLKQQESVLNTVLTSPARSGVFGCARCTSSTNLLTTRGIGIDPAISTMLGDLPEGNSGDTGDGINTTGYRFNARSNTLRRQAVGRVDYYQSSAHSIAATYNFTKETNDRPDITDQFYTPIPPNGTDTNRHFMSLGWRWTGSPTLTNEVRFGFLLSPSKFTATGIPSAQIGGTIFTNPVNDFMPQGRYTNTYSIQDNASWLRGRHEFSFGFQTQLIRIQPYNDAGIVPTLNLGISTANATGFTTAQLPGATSGDVAQANALYTTLGGIVTSASQSFNVTSRTSGFVPGAGEVRNFRYDTYAGYLQDRWKVRNNFTLTLGLRYEYWTVLKERDDLWLLPALKNGNIIQTLLDPLADFDFVGVGGRSLYKPDRNNFAPTLGFSWDPFGAGKTAVRGGYSMSFFNDDTVTAVRNNANTNSGLNQSVGLVRLTGTVSQGVTIPTPPFQVPRNQQDNYDASPTAALGAPDPNLKTPYVQQWTLGVQHDFKGNIFELRYVGNHGTQLLRAFDYNQVVIKENGFLDDFIRARNNGFASLAATGRFAPSYTGAGSQPLTVFPRLPSGGLLTNATVINNILQGQAGELATIYQTNGLNGPIDFFRNPNALGANVINSGGNSTYHALQFDVRRRMGAVNWQANYTYGKVLSDNTGDAQTRFDPYLDLGNPSLERARAPFDLTHAIKFNGSYELPYGKGRRWSSNSPVVNHILGGWIVSGIMQWQSGFPFSVLSNRGTLNRAGRSTNKNTATSLLTKSEIESRFGVRKDGDGVYLIDRSAINTDRRGVSSDGSAPYAGQLFFNPDPGGVGALQRRMFSGPWAFGLDMSVLKRFPIRERDYLEFRANAYNMPNHATFSFGDQNINSTAFGRLTSTLSSARVWEFGLYYRF is encoded by the coding sequence GTGTCTTCTGCGCTGGCTTCCGCGCAGGTAAATGGACGGATCACCGGAACGGTGGTTGATCCGACGGGCGCCGCAATCGGCGGCGCGAAGGTCGAAGTCCTGGTGCCGGGCGGCGCTCAGGCGATTCTGGAGAGCCAGACGAACGCGGAAGGGCTATTCTCCTTTCCGGCGGTCCGTCCGGCAAGTTACGATATCTTAATCTCGATGCCGGGTTTCGCGAAACACAGCAGCCGGCGTGTGAAAGTGGATCCCCTGCAGGAGACCTCGCTCGGGATGGTCCGGCTGGAGGTGGCCGCCACGGAAGAGGTGGTGGAGGTAACCGCGGAAGCGCAGGCGGTGCAGCTTACGAATGCCGAGTTGACCACCACGATCACCCGGGACCAGATCCAGAACCTGCCGGCGTTCGGGCGCCAGGTGAGTACGCTCTTCACGACGCAGGCCGGCGTGAGTTCGGGCCGCGGGCCGACGGTGATCAACGGACTTCGCACGTCGGCGGCAAACGTGACGCTCGACGGTATTAATATCCAGGACAACTTCATTCGAACGAATTCGCTCGACTTCATGCCGGTCCGGCCGACCATCGAGCAGATTTCGGAGATGACGGTGGCGGTGGCGAACGCGGGGACGACGATCGGCGGCGGTGCGGCGCAGATCTCGCTTTCGACGCGCTCCGGAAGCAACGACTTTCACGGGTCGCTCTACTGGTACAACCGCAACAGCAAATTCTCGGCCAACGAGTGGTTCAACAACCGCGGCGGCGTGGAGATTCCGTTCCTGAATCTGAATCAGCCGGGCGGCTCGCTCGGAGGACGGATCATCCGTGACAAGCTGTTCTTCTTTGGCAATTATGAGGAATATCGATTGAAACAGCAGGAGTCCGTGTTGAACACGGTGCTGACATCGCCGGCGCGTAGCGGCGTTTTCGGGTGCGCCCGTTGCACGTCCAGCACGAACCTGTTGACCACGCGCGGGATCGGAATCGATCCGGCGATTTCGACGATGCTCGGCGATCTTCCTGAAGGCAATTCCGGCGACACCGGTGACGGCATCAACACCACCGGCTACCGGTTCAATGCGCGCTCGAACACGCTTCGGCGGCAGGCGGTGGGACGCGTGGATTACTACCAGTCCTCGGCCCACAGCATCGCGGCTACCTATAACTTCACGAAGGAAACCAACGACCGGCCGGATATTACCGACCAGTTCTACACGCCGATCCCGCCCAACGGAACAGACACGAACCGCCATTTCATGAGCCTCGGCTGGAGGTGGACGGGCAGCCCGACGCTGACCAACGAAGTCCGTTTCGGATTCCTGCTCAGCCCGTCCAAGTTCACCGCGACCGGGATCCCGTCGGCGCAGATCGGCGGAACGATCTTCACCAACCCGGTGAACGACTTCATGCCGCAAGGCCGTTACACGAACACCTATTCGATTCAGGACAACGCGTCATGGCTCCGCGGCCGCCACGAGTTTTCGTTCGGCTTCCAGACGCAGCTCATCCGGATCCAGCCTTACAACGACGCCGGCATCGTGCCGACGCTGAACCTGGGCATCAGCACGGCCAACGCGACCGGGTTCACTACGGCGCAGCTTCCGGGAGCGACGTCCGGCGACGTCGCGCAGGCGAATGCGCTCTATACGACGCTCGGCGGAATCGTGACGTCGGCCAGCCAGAGCTTCAACGTCACGAGCCGGACCTCGGGCTTTGTCCCCGGCGCCGGCGAGGTCCGGAATTTCCGCTACGACACCTACGCCGGCTATCTGCAGGACCGCTGGAAGGTGCGGAACAATTTCACCCTGACGCTCGGCCTTCGTTACGAGTACTGGACGGTGCTGAAGGAGCGCGACGACCTGTGGCTGCTCCCCGCCCTAAAGAACGGCAACATCATTCAAACGCTGCTCGATCCGCTGGCCGATTTCGACTTCGTGGGCGTTGGCGGGCGAAGCCTCTACAAGCCCGACCGGAACAACTTCGCTCCGACACTCGGGTTCTCGTGGGATCCGTTCGGCGCCGGAAAGACGGCCGTCCGCGGCGGGTACAGTATGTCGTTCTTCAACGACGACACGGTCACCGCCGTCCGCAACAACGCCAACACCAATTCCGGGCTCAATCAGAGCGTGGGCCTGGTGCGGCTCACCGGCACGGTTTCCCAGGGCGTGACGATCCCGACGCCTCCGTTTCAGGTTCCGCGGAACCAGCAGGACAACTACGACGCCAGCCCCACCGCCGCGCTCGGCGCGCCGGACCCCAATCTGAAAACGCCTTACGTCCAGCAATGGACCCTTGGCGTCCAGCACGACTTCAAGGGCAACATCTTCGAACTTCGCTACGTGGGCAACCACGGCACGCAACTGCTTCGCGCGTTCGACTACAACCAGGTTGTGATCAAAGAGAACGGGTTCCTGGATGACTTCATCCGCGCCCGCAACAACGGCTTCGCCTCGCTGGCCGCCACGGGCCGGTTCGCGCCGTCCTACACCGGCGCCGGGTCACAGCCGCTGACGGTCTTCCCGCGGCTTCCGAGCGGAGGACTGCTCACCAACGCCACTGTGATCAACAACATTCTTCAGGGGCAGGCGGGCGAGCTGGCAACCATCTATCAGACGAACGGCCTGAACGGACCGATCGACTTCTTCCGCAACCCGAACGCGCTTGGCGCGAACGTGATCAACAGCGGCGGCAACTCCACCTACCACGCGCTGCAGTTCGATGTCCGCCGCCGGATGGGCGCCGTCAACTGGCAGGCGAACTATACGTACGGCAAGGTGCTTTCCGACAACACCGGCGACGCGCAAACGCGTTTCGATCCTTACCTCGATCTCGGCAACCCGTCGCTCGAGCGCGCCCGCGCGCCGTTCGACCTGACGCACGCGATCAAGTTCAACGGCAGCTACGAGCTTCCGTACGGCAAGGGCCGGCGCTGGTCGTCGAACTCACCGGTAGTGAATCACATCCTCGGCGGATGGATCGTGTCGGGCATCATGCAATGGCAATCCGGCTTCCCGTTCTCGGTCCTGTCGAATCGCGGGACGCTGAACCGCGCCGGCCGCTCGACCAACAAGAACACGGCGACGTCGCTGCTCACCAAGAGCGAAATCGAGAGCCGATTTGGCGTCCGCAAGGACGGCGACGGCGTGTACCTGATCGACCGTTCGGCGATCAACACGGATCGTCGCGGCGTAAGCTCGGACGGGTCGGCGCCGTACGCCGGCCAGCTCTTCTTCAATCCGGATCCCGGCGGCGTGGGCGCGCTGCAGCGCCGTATGTTCTCCGGACCGTGGGCTTTCGGGCTTGACATGTCGGTTCTGAAACGGTTCCCGATCCGCGAACGCGACTACCTCGAGTTCCGCGCGAACGCCTACAACATGCCGAACCACGCTACGTTCTCGTTCGGGGATCAGAACATCAACAGCACGGCCTTCGGGCGGCTGACGAGCACGTTGTCGAGCGCGCGGGTTTGGGAGTTCGGGCTCTACTACCGCTTCTAG
- the hpnE gene encoding hydroxysqualene dehydroxylase HpnE has translation MPRAIVAGGGLAGLAAAQSLAESGWAVDVFETRPFPGGRATSYPLPGDTAETIDNCQHILLRCCTELVRFYRALGVEDAIEFHRAFHFVEPGGRVSTLERGRFAPPLHFAEAFARMRCLSLGAKLSIALAMRAVEREWPGRDDLDRITMLEWLREKSQPPLAIERFWRQVLVSAVNEELDRMAAAHGLQVIALGFLSSPVAYEMGVPRVPLAELYGASAWRRFPGVEFHFRTAAERFAIENGAVRALRTSAGEFTADAYISAVPFERAGGLTPELGLDFSGWEHSPITGIHLWFDRPVIDLPHATLLDRTVQWIFNKREGRQVQLVVSACRSLTAMSRADIVALAAGELNEFFPAARGASLLKAHVVKEVRATFSARPGLEALRPAASTRFRNLFLAGDWTRTGWPATMEGAVRSGFAAAASALEG, from the coding sequence GTGCCCCGGGCCATCGTCGCCGGCGGTGGCCTCGCCGGGCTTGCCGCTGCTCAGTCTCTTGCCGAATCCGGCTGGGCGGTGGACGTATTCGAGACCCGCCCGTTTCCCGGCGGCCGCGCGACGTCTTATCCGCTCCCCGGCGACACTGCGGAAACGATCGATAACTGCCAGCACATTCTCCTCCGCTGCTGCACGGAGCTAGTGCGCTTCTACCGCGCGCTCGGAGTCGAAGACGCGATCGAATTCCACAGGGCGTTCCATTTCGTCGAACCCGGCGGCCGCGTGTCCACGCTCGAGCGGGGGCGATTCGCGCCGCCGCTGCACTTCGCCGAGGCGTTCGCCCGGATGCGATGCCTCTCGCTCGGCGCCAAGCTCTCGATCGCGCTGGCGATGCGCGCCGTCGAGCGCGAGTGGCCCGGCCGCGACGACCTCGACCGCATCACAATGCTCGAGTGGCTGCGCGAGAAATCACAGCCGCCACTCGCGATTGAGCGGTTCTGGCGCCAGGTGCTCGTCTCGGCGGTGAACGAGGAACTGGATCGCATGGCCGCCGCCCATGGACTGCAGGTGATCGCGCTCGGATTCCTCAGCTCGCCCGTCGCCTATGAGATGGGCGTCCCCCGCGTGCCGCTCGCGGAGCTCTACGGCGCATCGGCGTGGCGGCGATTCCCTGGAGTCGAATTCCATTTCCGGACCGCGGCCGAGCGGTTCGCGATCGAGAACGGCGCGGTGCGCGCACTGCGCACCTCGGCCGGCGAATTCACCGCGGATGCCTACATTTCGGCGGTGCCATTCGAGCGGGCCGGAGGGCTCACGCCGGAACTCGGCCTGGACTTTTCCGGCTGGGAACACTCGCCCATCACCGGCATTCATCTGTGGTTCGACCGCCCGGTGATCGATCTTCCGCACGCGACGCTCCTCGATCGGACGGTGCAGTGGATCTTCAACAAGCGGGAGGGGCGCCAGGTCCAGCTTGTCGTCAGCGCATGCCGATCCCTGACGGCTATGTCCCGCGCCGACATCGTCGCGTTGGCCGCGGGCGAGCTCAACGAGTTCTTTCCCGCCGCACGAGGCGCGTCGCTCCTAAAGGCGCACGTGGTGAAGGAAGTTCGCGCCACGTTCTCCGCCCGCCCGGGTCTCGAAGCCCTTCGGCCGGCGGCCAGCACGCGATTCCGCAACCTGTTCCTCGCCGGAGACTGGACGCGAACGGGATGGCCCGCCACGATGGAAGGGGCCGTACGCAGCGGCTTCGCGGCGGCGGCGTCAGCGCTGGAGGGATAA
- a CDS encoding heavy metal translocating P-type ATPase: MTPTEAEFRVHGLDCAEEISLIRKRLDRENAIVDLSFDVVRGKMRVSYDAGSIDSARIQKAVSDTGLKCEPWTERAESRGFWESHGKTVLATVSGACLLAAMIVQGITTGDLVTALLAHEHAGHHAAGLVIALCVAAIVAGSFFVLPKAAYSFRRFQPDMNALVTVSLLGAMYLGEWIEGATLAFLFALAALLETFSLARARKAVTALMEFAPGEASVVHGNHEHRVPIAQVKANATVRVRPGERVPCDGEVTSGNSEVNQALITGESIPVWKTAGDQVFAGTINGDGTLDVTVTHPASDTTLARIIRMVEGVQHRRAPSEQFVEKFSRYYTPAMMLLALVVAVFPPLLLGKDWGDWFYQGMVILLISCPCALVISTPVSIVAALASSARRGVLVKGGAFLEEAARVKAVAFDKTGVLTRGEPVVKSLAPLDGYTEEQILSRLAAIEAHSGHPLARAVLRYAEDRGVRPLAVEGFYSYQGKGAEGTVGGERFWAGSLRMMAEKGLDAGALRAQLPKEESSVVAFGTDREVWALVTIEDPIRKDAIEAVHGLRAVGIEKVVMLTGDNRATGELVGAHVGVDEVRAELLPEGKSATIEELKREHGKVAMVGDGVNDAQAMAVSSLGVALATSGMDVVMETADVVLMSGHLNKLPFLITHARRTVGVIQQNVAIALALKAVFLVLAFFGAATLWMAVAADMGATLLVTFNGLRLLRA, translated from the coding sequence TTGACCCCCACCGAAGCGGAGTTCCGCGTCCACGGCCTCGACTGTGCCGAAGAAATCTCGCTCATTCGAAAACGCCTCGACCGCGAGAACGCCATCGTCGACCTCTCGTTCGACGTCGTCAGAGGCAAGATGCGCGTCTCCTACGACGCGGGTTCCATCGACAGCGCACGGATCCAGAAGGCAGTCTCCGACACGGGGCTGAAATGCGAACCATGGACGGAGCGCGCGGAGTCCCGCGGGTTTTGGGAGTCTCACGGCAAAACCGTGCTGGCCACCGTTAGCGGCGCGTGTCTCCTCGCGGCGATGATCGTGCAAGGCATCACCACCGGCGACCTGGTCACCGCCCTCCTGGCCCATGAGCACGCCGGCCATCACGCGGCCGGGTTGGTGATCGCGCTGTGCGTGGCGGCGATCGTGGCGGGAAGCTTCTTCGTGCTGCCGAAGGCGGCCTACTCATTTCGGCGTTTTCAGCCGGACATGAATGCGCTGGTGACGGTGTCGCTGCTTGGGGCGATGTACCTGGGCGAGTGGATCGAAGGCGCGACGCTTGCTTTTCTGTTCGCGTTGGCCGCGCTGCTCGAGACATTCAGCCTGGCGCGGGCGCGCAAGGCGGTGACGGCGCTGATGGAGTTCGCGCCCGGCGAGGCGTCGGTGGTGCATGGCAACCACGAGCACCGGGTGCCGATCGCCCAGGTGAAGGCGAACGCGACGGTCCGTGTGCGGCCCGGAGAACGAGTTCCTTGCGATGGCGAAGTGACGTCGGGCAATTCGGAAGTCAACCAGGCGCTGATCACCGGGGAATCGATCCCGGTCTGGAAGACGGCTGGCGACCAGGTGTTCGCCGGCACGATCAACGGCGACGGAACGCTCGACGTTACAGTGACCCATCCGGCGTCGGACACGACGCTGGCGCGGATCATCCGGATGGTGGAAGGCGTGCAGCACCGGCGGGCGCCATCCGAGCAGTTCGTGGAGAAATTCTCGCGCTATTACACACCGGCGATGATGCTGCTGGCGCTGGTGGTGGCGGTGTTTCCGCCGCTGCTTCTCGGTAAGGATTGGGGCGACTGGTTCTATCAGGGCATGGTGATCCTGCTGATTTCGTGTCCGTGCGCGCTGGTGATCTCGACGCCGGTGAGTATCGTGGCGGCGCTGGCGTCGTCGGCCAGGCGCGGGGTGCTCGTGAAGGGCGGCGCGTTCCTCGAGGAAGCCGCGCGCGTGAAGGCCGTTGCGTTCGACAAGACCGGGGTGTTGACGCGCGGAGAACCGGTGGTGAAGTCGCTCGCGCCGCTCGACGGCTACACCGAAGAACAGATCCTCTCGCGGCTGGCGGCAATCGAAGCACATAGCGGGCATCCGCTGGCCCGCGCGGTCCTGCGATATGCCGAGGACCGGGGAGTTCGGCCTCTCGCCGTGGAGGGGTTCTACTCGTACCAGGGCAAGGGCGCCGAAGGAACGGTGGGCGGAGAGCGCTTCTGGGCCGGCAGTCTGCGGATGATGGCCGAGAAGGGTCTCGATGCCGGAGCGTTGCGGGCGCAGCTGCCCAAGGAGGAGTCCAGCGTGGTGGCGTTCGGCACGGACCGCGAAGTGTGGGCCCTGGTGACGATCGAAGACCCGATCCGGAAGGACGCGATCGAGGCTGTCCACGGGCTCCGGGCAGTGGGTATCGAAAAGGTGGTGATGCTCACCGGGGACAATCGCGCCACCGGAGAGCTGGTAGGCGCGCATGTGGGGGTGGATGAAGTCCGGGCGGAACTGTTGCCGGAAGGCAAGTCCGCGACGATCGAGGAACTGAAGCGCGAACACGGAAAGGTGGCGATGGTGGGGGACGGCGTCAACGACGCGCAGGCGATGGCGGTTTCCTCGCTCGGCGTGGCGCTGGCGACCTCCGGGATGGACGTGGTGATGGAGACGGCGGACGTGGTGTTGATGTCGGGACACCTGAACAAGCTGCCATTTCTGATCACGCACGCACGCCGGACGGTGGGGGTGATCCAGCAAAATGTCGCCATCGCGCTGGCGCTGAAGGCGGTCTTCCTGGTTCTGGCGTTTTTCGGGGCGGCGACGCTGTGGATGGCCGTCGCGGCCGACATGGGCGCGACGCTACTGGTGACGTTCAACGGCCTGAGACTACTCCGGGCCTAG
- a CDS encoding anthranilate synthase component I: MAIRQLRYSTPSGIQVTRAATKVPYKRGLADLLRQLDRRRGIYLSSGYEYPGRYSRWDVAAINPPIEIIGRGRRLEINPLNRRGEALCRMLARVLESHPHWQSFRLEEGSLRGVLKPLEGLFSEEERSRQPSAFSILRALIHEFRNSKDPRLALVGAFGYDLLFQFDPIEQKLPRGDTRDLHLYLCDDIYFMDRKREIIERYEYDFSLDDLSTSGFPRDGADIAPPPPTAPAPIQSDHTREEYMANVETVRQGMKRGDYYEVVLRQTFSAPYSASSSELFERIQKASPSPYEFLLQLGSEALIGASPEMFVRVEGARVETCPISGTARRTGDPLRDADSIRDLLSSLKEESELTMCTDVDRNDKSRVAVPGTVQVIGRRLIESYAGVFHTVDHVVATLAPEFDSLDAFLTHMWAVTVIGAPKKWAAQTIENLEKDARGWYGGAVGMIALNGDINTGILIRTVHLRDGIARYPVGATLLYDSVPAAEEQETRNKATGFFRVLGDAEQAAEAAPPEERFEPASREGRGVRMLLVDNEDCFIHTLANYARQTGAEVNTYRSGFPLALIDRLKPDLILISPGPGRPADFGVPDVVRHAASLGVPVFGVCLGLQGVVEAFGGELGVLDYPVHGKPSVVHHINKGVFEGLPEFFKVGRYHSLYAIKEKLPEELEVTAESDDGVIMGVRHRRLPIEAVQFHPESILTLEDACGLRLIANVVRKLAVRAGAAR; this comes from the coding sequence GTGGCCATACGCCAGCTCCGGTACTCCACTCCATCCGGCATCCAGGTAACCCGAGCCGCCACCAAGGTTCCTTACAAGCGCGGGTTGGCGGACCTTCTGCGGCAGCTCGATCGCCGGCGCGGGATCTATCTTTCGTCCGGCTACGAGTACCCGGGCCGCTATTCCCGATGGGACGTCGCCGCAATCAATCCACCCATCGAGATCATCGGCAGGGGGCGCCGGCTCGAAATCAACCCGCTCAACCGGCGCGGCGAAGCGCTGTGCCGGATGCTCGCCCGCGTGCTCGAATCGCATCCGCACTGGCAATCGTTCCGGCTGGAAGAGGGCTCGCTCCGCGGCGTTCTCAAGCCGCTCGAAGGGCTCTTCTCCGAGGAGGAACGCAGCCGCCAGCCCTCGGCGTTCAGCATCCTTCGCGCGCTGATCCACGAATTCCGGAATTCCAAGGACCCCCGCCTCGCGCTCGTCGGCGCGTTCGGCTACGATCTTCTCTTCCAGTTCGACCCGATCGAACAGAAACTCCCCCGCGGCGACACCCGGGATCTCCACCTCTATCTCTGCGACGACATCTACTTCATGGATCGCAAACGGGAGATCATCGAGCGTTACGAGTACGATTTTTCCCTGGACGATCTTTCCACCTCCGGTTTCCCCCGCGACGGAGCCGACATCGCACCGCCGCCGCCCACCGCTCCGGCTCCAATCCAGTCGGACCACACTCGCGAAGAGTACATGGCCAACGTCGAGACGGTTCGTCAGGGGATGAAACGCGGCGACTATTACGAAGTGGTGCTCCGCCAGACGTTCTCCGCGCCTTACTCGGCGAGTTCCTCCGAGCTGTTCGAGCGGATCCAGAAGGCCTCGCCCAGCCCGTACGAATTTCTCCTCCAGCTCGGCTCGGAGGCTCTCATCGGCGCATCGCCGGAAATGTTCGTGCGTGTGGAAGGCGCGCGCGTCGAAACGTGCCCGATCTCCGGCACCGCCCGCCGCACCGGCGACCCGCTCCGTGATGCGGACTCCATCCGCGACCTCCTCAGCTCGCTCAAGGAAGAGTCCGAGCTGACGATGTGCACCGATGTCGACCGCAACGACAAATCGCGCGTCGCCGTGCCCGGAACGGTGCAGGTCATCGGCAGGCGCCTCATCGAAAGCTACGCAGGCGTCTTTCACACGGTCGATCACGTCGTGGCGACGCTCGCTCCCGAGTTCGATTCGCTGGACGCGTTTCTGACCCACATGTGGGCCGTCACGGTGATCGGCGCGCCGAAGAAGTGGGCGGCGCAGACCATCGAGAATCTCGAAAAAGACGCGCGCGGCTGGTACGGCGGCGCGGTCGGCATGATCGCGTTGAACGGCGACATCAACACGGGCATCCTGATCCGCACGGTTCACCTGCGCGACGGCATCGCGCGTTATCCGGTGGGCGCCACGCTGCTTTACGATTCGGTCCCCGCGGCCGAGGAGCAGGAGACGCGGAACAAAGCCACCGGATTCTTCCGGGTACTCGGCGATGCGGAGCAGGCCGCGGAAGCCGCGCCTCCGGAAGAACGCTTCGAACCGGCGTCGCGGGAGGGCCGCGGCGTCCGGATGCTGCTCGTCGACAACGAAGACTGCTTCATCCATACGCTGGCCAACTATGCGCGGCAAACCGGCGCCGAGGTGAACACCTACCGCTCCGGGTTTCCGTTGGCGCTTATCGACAGGCTGAAGCCGGACCTGATTCTGATCTCACCCGGGCCGGGCCGTCCGGCCGACTTCGGCGTACCGGACGTTGTGCGGCACGCGGCATCGCTCGGCGTGCCGGTGTTCGGAGTGTGCCTCGGGTTGCAGGGCGTGGTGGAGGCCTTCGGCGGCGAACTCGGCGTGCTCGACTATCCGGTGCACGGCAAGCCGTCGGTCGTCCACCACATCAACAAGGGCGTCTTCGAAGGCTTGCCCGAGTTCTTCAAGGTGGGCCGCTATCACTCGCTGTACGCGATCAAAGAGAAGCTGCCGGAGGAACTCGAGGTGACGGCGGAATCCGACGATGGGGTGATCATGGGTGTGCGCCACCGGCGGCTCCCGATCGAGGCCGTGCAATTCCATCCGGAGTCGATTCTCACGCTCGAGGATGCCTGCGGACTTCGCCTGATTGCCAACGTGGTGCGGAAACTGGCCGTGCGGGCGGGCGCGGCGCGGTAA
- a CDS encoding UbiA family prenyltransferase — MAEQGKPVERDLLSRFAAVPLVRLVRVRQWAKNVLIFIPMLLSHKLADPAMWPPAVTAFFAFSFCASALYIWNDLLDIQGDRAHPRKRRRPIASGEVSVPAGMLTMLALLAASIALSASLPSATWALLLTYTGGSLCYSALLKSKAVIDVVCLSGFYTLRMFYGGAATGIAVSVWTMAFAVFLFLSLALIKRLTELRNTKARKLLARRAYRSEDLPILAAMAAAAGYLSALVLGLYIQSAEVQLLYAHPRYLWLMMPALVYWISRALLLANRGEMDDDPVLYALRDRASHAVAVCCAAAIYLAT, encoded by the coding sequence ATGGCCGAACAGGGAAAGCCGGTGGAGCGGGATCTCCTGAGCCGGTTCGCGGCCGTTCCCCTGGTTCGCCTGGTGCGAGTGAGGCAGTGGGCGAAGAACGTGCTGATCTTCATTCCCATGCTGCTCAGCCACAAACTGGCGGACCCGGCGATGTGGCCGCCTGCGGTTACGGCCTTTTTCGCGTTCTCGTTCTGCGCTTCGGCGCTATACATCTGGAACGATCTGCTCGACATCCAAGGCGACCGGGCACACCCGCGAAAGCGGCGGCGTCCGATCGCCTCCGGCGAAGTCAGCGTGCCGGCAGGGATGCTGACGATGCTGGCGCTGCTGGCGGCTTCGATCGCTCTCAGCGCGTCGCTACCATCGGCCACGTGGGCGCTGCTGCTCACCTACACCGGCGGATCCCTGTGCTATTCGGCCCTGCTCAAGAGCAAGGCCGTGATCGACGTGGTGTGCCTGTCGGGCTTCTACACGCTTCGGATGTTCTATGGCGGCGCCGCCACCGGAATCGCGGTGTCGGTGTGGACGATGGCGTTCGCGGTGTTTTTGTTCCTTTCGCTGGCGCTCATCAAACGGCTGACGGAACTCCGGAATACGAAGGCGAGGAAGCTGCTCGCCCGCCGCGCCTACCGAAGTGAAGATCTCCCGATCCTGGCCGCGATGGCGGCGGCGGCCGGGTATCTTTCGGCGCTTGTTCTGGGCCTCTATATTCAGAGCGCGGAGGTGCAACTCCTCTATGCGCATCCCCGATATCTGTGGTTGATGATGCCGGCCCTCGTCTATTGGATCAGCCGCGCGCTGTTGCTTGCCAACCGGGGCGAGATGGATGACGACCCGGTTCTTTACGCACTGAGGGACCGCGCCAGCCACGCAGTGGCCGTTTGTTGCGCGGCGGCGATCTATCTCGCTACCTGA